In Qingshengfaniella alkalisoli, a single window of DNA contains:
- a CDS encoding LysR family transcriptional regulator, translated as MKLPELKAFDAFMTHGSTKAAASVLGIGQPVVSRQLASLENRVGFALFIRKRNHLTPTPEAYQFHESVSRMLAQFDQIQADARAIANKQMGNIVIAAQPIFCDTFLLDAVARFRVEHPGVSVRLVDAGMEVLLRMLAERNCDMALGITLETEVEGIRTTPLARCEARCVMPTGHRLNQPGPIPLPRLRSEPFVELAAGSPLRTRVENMMQRIEVERNIAAEMRHLSGVCALVGRGVGVAIADPVVELLLNPHEIVSKPLIPTIDWEIAMMEPRDRPLSTVAQELQGFILYEIDGLIDRGVVQRIGEEIEQSSISRDSR; from the coding sequence ATGAAGCTACCGGAATTAAAGGCATTTGACGCGTTCATGACACACGGATCGACCAAGGCTGCCGCATCGGTGCTTGGAATCGGTCAGCCCGTTGTCAGTCGCCAATTGGCGTCATTGGAGAATCGTGTCGGTTTTGCGTTGTTCATTCGGAAACGAAACCACCTGACGCCTACCCCGGAAGCCTATCAGTTTCACGAGTCGGTATCTCGAATGTTGGCACAATTCGACCAGATCCAAGCTGATGCGCGCGCCATCGCCAACAAGCAAATGGGCAATATCGTCATCGCGGCTCAACCCATTTTCTGTGACACGTTCCTGTTGGATGCGGTGGCGCGATTTCGCGTGGAACATCCCGGCGTATCGGTACGGTTGGTTGATGCCGGCATGGAGGTGCTGCTACGGATGCTGGCAGAACGCAATTGCGACATGGCACTTGGCATCACGCTGGAGACAGAGGTCGAAGGTATTCGTACAACGCCACTGGCACGATGCGAAGCGAGATGTGTGATGCCAACAGGTCATCGACTCAACCAGCCGGGGCCGATCCCCCTACCAAGATTACGCAGCGAACCATTCGTTGAACTGGCGGCTGGTAGCCCGCTCAGAACGCGTGTCGAGAACATGATGCAGCGGATTGAAGTGGAACGGAACATCGCTGCAGAAATGCGCCATCTCAGTGGCGTCTGCGCGCTTGTCGGTCGTGGCGTGGGTGTTGCGATCGCTGATCCCGTGGTGGAGCTGCTACTCAACCCGCATGAGATTGTCTCCAAACCCCTGATTCCGACCATCGACTGGGAAATCGCGATGATGGAGCCACGCGACCGACCTTTGAGTACTGTCGCACAGGAATTGCAGGGCTTTATCCTTTACGAGATCGACGGCTTGATTGATCGCGGCGTGGTGCAGCGGATCGGCGAAGAAATTGAACAATCGTCGATTTCTCGCGACAGTCGTTGA
- a CDS encoding tripartite tricarboxylate transporter substrate binding protein, with translation MKRLLTGLAVAAMMVASAAQAQDYPESAVTLVVPYGPGGASDLAGRALAEAGKEYLGEPITVVNKPGAGGMNGARSVADADADGYTLLLARVGMALTPAVNPQASVGWDEYTFLGALEATPMILAVRGDSEFNSTEDLLAAVKDSNGRMAYAASGATAIDGFTVQSLLSDADLDPLTAATLVPYKGGGELATALLGGHVDFLAIAAGSLMPHIESGDMKPLMVFAPKRMDKLPDVPTAEELGYEQAGQVTGWSALYGPKGLPEEVVAKWDEVLSNVATDETWLTLAERRGSISTVGEKDMTEYAAQQYGLFNGLAKKFGYLPN, from the coding sequence ATGAAAAGACTTTTAACGGGTCTAGCGGTTGCAGCCATGATGGTTGCCAGCGCAGCTCAAGCTCAAGACTACCCCGAAAGCGCTGTAACGCTGGTTGTGCCATACGGCCCAGGTGGTGCATCCGACCTGGCAGGACGTGCGCTTGCCGAAGCTGGTAAGGAATACCTTGGTGAGCCGATCACCGTCGTGAACAAGCCTGGCGCTGGTGGCATGAATGGCGCCCGTTCCGTCGCGGACGCTGATGCGGATGGCTACACGCTGTTGCTGGCTCGTGTCGGTATGGCACTGACGCCCGCCGTGAACCCGCAAGCCTCGGTCGGCTGGGACGAATACACGTTTCTCGGCGCGCTCGAAGCCACTCCAATGATCCTTGCAGTGCGCGGCGATTCCGAGTTCAACAGCACCGAAGACCTGCTTGCCGCCGTGAAAGATAGCAATGGCCGTATGGCCTATGCCGCGTCCGGTGCGACGGCGATCGACGGTTTCACGGTTCAGTCGCTGCTGTCTGATGCTGATCTGGATCCGCTGACCGCGGCGACGCTGGTGCCCTACAAGGGTGGTGGTGAACTCGCGACGGCGCTGCTCGGTGGTCATGTCGACTTTCTGGCCATCGCGGCGGGGTCGCTGATGCCGCATATCGAAAGCGGTGACATGAAGCCGCTGATGGTGTTCGCACCCAAGCGCATGGACAAGTTGCCGGATGTGCCGACAGCAGAAGAACTTGGCTATGAACAAGCTGGTCAGGTAACTGGATGGAGCGCGCTCTACGGTCCCAAAGGCCTACCGGAAGAAGTTGTAGCCAAATGGGATGAAGTTCTGAGCAATGTTGCAACGGATGAAACCTGGCTGACCTTGGCCGAACGTCGCGGCTCGATCTCGACCGTCGGCGAGAAAGACATGACCGAGTACGCGGCTCAGCAGTACGGGTTGTTCAACGGTCTTGCTAAGAAATTCGGTTATCTGCCGAACTGA
- a CDS encoding tripartite tricarboxylate transporter TctB family protein, whose translation MMRLSLMRGVLITLFFAIVLFTLIPVYVPRPAFIPGFAPPPDMWPRVVSMIGIALGLVAIFLSLNPKGADPAQPEWEQTAPVPTLLGRLGLILAAFGFFVFLVSKIGFLIATMLLTGAAIGLTGERKGIWPIVISVLLPLLLLLFFTTALGTQFPKGEVLKTFGL comes from the coding sequence ATGATGCGACTATCCTTGATGCGTGGTGTACTGATCACTCTTTTCTTCGCGATAGTGCTGTTTACCCTCATCCCCGTTTACGTTCCGCGCCCGGCCTTTATCCCCGGATTTGCTCCCCCGCCGGATATGTGGCCGCGTGTCGTATCCATGATCGGTATCGCCTTGGGGCTGGTCGCGATATTTCTGTCGCTCAATCCCAAGGGCGCGGACCCGGCGCAGCCCGAATGGGAGCAGACGGCACCTGTGCCAACACTTCTGGGACGTCTTGGATTGATCCTGGCGGCATTCGGCTTCTTCGTATTCCTGGTGTCGAAGATCGGCTTCCTGATCGCCACCATGCTGCTGACCGGCGCTGCAATTGGGCTGACGGGAGAGCGGAAGGGTATTTGGCCCATCGTCATCTCCGTCCTGTTGCCACTACTTTTGCTGCTGTTCTTCACCACTGCTCTCGGGACTCAGTTTCCCAAGGGTGAAGTCCTGAAAACCTTCGGTCTCTGA
- a CDS encoding tripartite tricarboxylate transporter permease, whose protein sequence is MMNDLLLALQSVATIENFLIMAAGIWGGVIVGAIPGMTGTMAVTLALPFTFYMAPVPSILLLVALYKGSTYGGSVSAILIKTPGTASAACTALDGYPLAQKGKAGKALNMALYSSCIGDFISNISLIFLAAPLALLALRVGPPEYCMLMIFALTTVAGVSGNSLLLGVVSACLGLLLATVGEDIYGSFRFAFTDDMQAGLSVAPVLIGLFALPELIKLIVFRNPQVNDAMQVGFDKVSRSEFMGSLKSIIRGSGIGVVLGAIPGIGPSAAAFFSYGEAQRTSKNSANFGKGELEGIAASESANNGCCGATMIPLLALGVPGDVITGVMLGAFLIQGLTPGPLLFQTNLNEVYMLFIGMLVSSVLLFGAGKMTMRMFTHIARIPVTLLTPAVLVLCIFGIYSISNSMFDVVVLLVMGVVGFGMYLLAIPAAPFLIAFILGPMIEDNLRRALAISRGDASIFFSSPICWIFAGLILFVVGITLRREIAKSKERKAQTS, encoded by the coding sequence ATGATGAACGACTTGCTCCTCGCCCTGCAATCAGTGGCGACCATCGAAAATTTCCTGATCATGGCTGCCGGCATCTGGGGCGGCGTGATCGTAGGCGCGATCCCCGGCATGACCGGCACCATGGCCGTGACGCTTGCACTGCCGTTTACGTTCTATATGGCACCGGTGCCGTCGATCCTTTTATTAGTCGCGCTCTACAAGGGGTCAACCTATGGCGGGTCCGTTTCCGCCATCTTGATCAAGACACCGGGCACCGCGTCTGCAGCTTGCACCGCGCTCGATGGCTACCCGTTGGCGCAGAAAGGCAAGGCGGGCAAGGCGCTGAACATGGCGCTCTACTCGTCCTGTATCGGCGATTTTATCTCGAATATCTCGCTGATTTTCTTGGCCGCACCGCTTGCTTTGTTGGCATTGCGCGTTGGCCCACCCGAATATTGCATGCTGATGATCTTCGCGCTGACAACGGTGGCGGGTGTGTCCGGAAATTCACTGCTGCTGGGCGTCGTTTCAGCCTGTCTTGGGTTGCTTCTGGCGACGGTCGGCGAAGACATCTACGGTTCGTTCCGCTTTGCATTTACCGATGACATGCAGGCGGGGCTGTCTGTCGCGCCTGTCCTGATCGGTCTCTTCGCGCTGCCGGAACTGATCAAGCTGATCGTGTTTCGTAACCCTCAGGTCAATGACGCAATGCAGGTCGGCTTCGACAAGGTCAGCCGTTCCGAATTCATGGGATCTCTGAAATCCATCATCCGGGGCAGCGGTATTGGTGTTGTTCTCGGTGCCATCCCCGGAATTGGCCCGTCGGCAGCGGCGTTCTTTTCCTATGGCGAGGCACAGCGGACATCGAAGAACAGCGCAAATTTCGGCAAGGGCGAACTGGAAGGCATCGCTGCGTCCGAATCCGCCAACAATGGCTGCTGCGGCGCGACCATGATCCCGCTGCTGGCTCTAGGCGTACCGGGCGATGTGATCACTGGCGTTATGCTTGGCGCGTTCCTGATCCAGGGGCTGACGCCCGGACCGTTGCTGTTTCAGACCAATTTGAACGAAGTCTACATGCTGTTCATCGGCATGCTGGTTTCGTCGGTGTTGCTGTTCGGCGCTGGCAAGATGACCATGCGGATGTTCACGCATATCGCGCGCATTCCGGTCACTTTGCTGACCCCGGCGGTGCTGGTTCTGTGCATCTTCGGGATTTACTCAATTTCCAACAGCATGTTCGATGTCGTCGTGTTGCTTGTGATGGGTGTCGTGGGCTTTGGCATGTACTTGCTGGCGATCCCGGCGGCTCCGTTTCTCATTGCATTCATCCTTGGCCCAATGATCGAGGATAATCTACGTCGAGCCCTGGCAATTTCGCGCGGCGACGCATCCATCTTCTTCTCCTCGCCGATCTGCTGGATTTTTGCGGGGCTGATCCTCTTCGTCGTTGGGATCACCCTGCGGCGCGAGATCGCAAAGTCAAAAGAACGAAAGGCTCAAACCTCATGA
- the argE gene encoding acetylornithine deacetylase, which produces MTVAQAKPDTTHPRLTEAKAHLGDLIAFDTVSANPNRPLIDHMAVYFEDLGGVTTILPDETGEKANLIVRFGPADQPGVVLSGHTDVVPALEGNWVTPPFEMHERDGRLYGRGSCDMKGFSACLMAAAPTFAATDLKRPLYLCFSYDEEVGCLGAPAMARWLKDLPVPPVFAIIGEPSDMTLVTGQKGKIAMRATVTGTSGHSSFSPNHVNAVDYASRIIAMIQNRGRAYETDGPFDQDFTVPHATMLTTMIDGGVATNVTPDKCSFTFELRSIDESSAQSDMQAVIDHAKATLLPEMKAKSDTAHIEFDQIFAYPAMGDASDSDAFAVFRGILPEWSGKVSYGSEGGVFEVIGGIPSVIVGPGSIKQAHKADEFVEISQLNKCLNFLDALTKQVS; this is translated from the coding sequence ATGACCGTAGCTCAGGCCAAACCGGACACAACGCACCCCCGCCTGACCGAGGCCAAGGCTCATCTGGGTGATCTGATTGCTTTCGATACGGTCAGTGCCAACCCCAACCGTCCGCTGATCGACCATATGGCGGTCTATTTCGAGGATCTGGGTGGCGTCACGACGATCTTGCCCGACGAGACGGGGGAAAAAGCCAATCTGATTGTCCGCTTTGGCCCCGCAGACCAACCCGGCGTCGTTTTGTCGGGTCATACGGATGTCGTTCCTGCACTTGAAGGGAACTGGGTGACACCGCCTTTCGAGATGCATGAACGCGATGGCCGCCTATATGGTCGTGGGAGCTGCGACATGAAGGGCTTCTCGGCTTGCCTGATGGCAGCCGCGCCGACATTTGCCGCCACTGATTTGAAGCGACCGCTTTATTTGTGTTTCAGCTATGATGAAGAGGTCGGTTGTCTCGGCGCACCTGCTATGGCCCGCTGGTTGAAGGATCTGCCCGTCCCGCCAGTCTTCGCGATCATCGGCGAACCAAGCGACATGACATTGGTCACGGGCCAGAAAGGCAAGATCGCTATGCGCGCCACTGTAACCGGTACAAGCGGGCATTCGTCGTTCTCGCCCAATCATGTCAACGCGGTGGACTATGCCTCGCGCATCATCGCGATGATTCAGAACCGTGGACGCGCCTATGAAACGGATGGGCCTTTCGACCAAGACTTCACTGTTCCACACGCTACGATGCTGACGACGATGATCGATGGGGGTGTAGCAACGAACGTGACGCCCGACAAATGCAGCTTTACCTTTGAGTTACGCAGCATCGACGAAAGTAGCGCCCAGTCCGATATGCAGGCGGTGATCGATCATGCGAAGGCGACACTACTGCCTGAAATGAAAGCTAAATCCGATACGGCGCACATCGAATTCGACCAGATATTTGCATATCCTGCAATGGGCGATGCGAGCGACAGCGATGCGTTCGCAGTGTTTCGCGGCATACTACCCGAATGGTCTGGAAAGGTGTCCTACGGATCGGAAGGTGGCGTGTTCGAGGTGATCGGGGGCATTCCGTCAGTGATCGTCGGCCCGGGCTCTATCAAGCAGGCCCACAAGGCGGACGAGTTCGTCGAAATAAGTCAGTTGAACAAGTGCCTGAACTTTCTTGACGCGCTGACGAAGCAAGTAAGCTGA
- a CDS encoding helix-turn-helix transcriptional regulator, giving the protein MELFGLTPAEARVAGALANGARTVDVAKDLGVSQTTIAFHMRNLFQKTGTNRQADLVALILAGAMMIRSD; this is encoded by the coding sequence ATGGAACTGTTCGGATTGACCCCGGCCGAGGCACGTGTTGCGGGGGCTCTGGCAAACGGCGCCCGCACGGTCGATGTCGCGAAGGATCTTGGCGTGTCGCAGACCACCATTGCGTTCCATATGCGCAACCTGTTTCAGAAAACCGGCACGAATCGACAGGCCGATCTGGTTGCGCTGATCCTTGCGGGAGCGATGATGATAAGATCGGACTAA
- a CDS encoding response regulator — protein MTRTTGPALIFVIEDEDALRRDIVEELQESGYRTMEAANGDAALDLLVRATPDLFLCDISMPGLDGYGVLRSLRRQRPELAAIPFVFLTALSEPKAIVEGKMLGADDYLVKPVDYDLMLATVEARLRQVERIRKHHNDELTALQDALAGLSERGVEKALDLVAVGVVLLDGAGRVLHVNSAAHEMAASDDCIRIQSKGGSKHWIRYRAPHFETSSPRRSRRQGPAKKKWPASRCIVRWTPARYRRWPARCQHESQISHVRRPWHCSSLPRNVAVLRRKRC, from the coding sequence ATGACACGCACGACCGGCCCCGCCCTGATCTTCGTTATCGAAGATGAAGATGCCCTGCGCCGGGACATCGTCGAGGAGTTGCAGGAATCGGGTTACCGCACCATGGAGGCCGCCAATGGCGATGCGGCGCTGGACCTGCTTGTGCGTGCCACTCCCGATCTGTTTCTATGCGATATCTCGATGCCCGGTCTGGATGGCTACGGTGTACTCCGGTCGTTGCGCCGGCAGCGTCCTGAATTGGCCGCTATTCCCTTTGTCTTTCTCACCGCCTTGTCCGAGCCGAAGGCGATCGTCGAGGGAAAGATGCTTGGGGCCGACGACTATCTGGTCAAGCCCGTCGATTACGACCTGATGCTGGCCACGGTCGAGGCCCGCCTGCGTCAGGTCGAGCGCATCCGCAAACACCATAATGACGAGTTGACGGCCCTGCAGGACGCTCTTGCCGGACTGTCTGAGCGAGGGGTCGAAAAGGCGTTGGACCTTGTCGCGGTGGGAGTCGTGCTTCTGGATGGGGCGGGGCGGGTGCTCCATGTCAACAGTGCCGCCCATGAAATGGCTGCGTCGGACGACTGTATCCGTATCCAGAGTAAGGGGGGGTCGAAGCATTGGATCCGATATCGGGCCCCACATTTCGAAACTTCATCTCCGAGACGCTCGAGGCGGCAAGGGCCGGCGAAGAAAAAGTGGCCGGCATCTCGCTGCATCGTTCGATGGACGCCGGCACGGTATCGGCGCTGGCCTGCGCGCTGCCAACACGAAAGTCAGATCAGTCATGTGCGCCGGCCCTGGCATTGTTCCTCTCTACCCCGGAACGTCGCGGTCCTGCGCCGCAAACGCTGCTGA
- a CDS encoding sensor histidine kinase, whose product MIRFRNLAFGLLLPLVAVVVFAVLLAFSLVRMIEIENAMRVEAEENMLWVLHQSEVAARRLAETAALIDLGEADTDDLALRFDILKGRVAMLNDGPQRRFVEEIGYDDELEQIAASLNAVAPIIAGFSPGDGVRLRAALEPVPRLFGRAANKAMIADWNDLGGRLETHRAQLRQITVFLVGIMVAGGILAAILGGALRQSRQRNMMLRRSQDFSTLLISSSGEGILAVDRVGLCTLWNKAMVGLIGKSAEQVVGRPLIEIAGFFDLAPLRTGVARALDGDTWQLALQPLFGEKDAEPRYVDLRFFPMRNEGEVIGAILFLHDATDRHAAQQREAEDRDRLEDLVAERTRDLDDALRRERSAADLYRNFAAMVSHQFRTPLAVADSALQRLIRRGARAEPGEIVERADRARNAIAGLTRLVDSTLDAARLDAGQLGAQRVRCALEEIVRTVCTRRREAAPERAIHVRRASQDSDVVFCDPAHVEQILENLLSNAHKYAPPETPVSIYLHDDVQNVFCDVHNTGNPIPEAERERIFDRNYRGTNSMGTAGTGIGLFMARTLARMQGGEVILQPGREGVTFRMILPRFDAVPA is encoded by the coding sequence ATGATCCGGTTTCGCAATCTGGCCTTTGGTTTGCTTCTGCCGCTGGTGGCTGTCGTCGTCTTCGCAGTGCTGCTGGCGTTCTCGCTGGTCCGCATGATCGAGATCGAGAACGCCATGCGGGTCGAGGCGGAAGAAAACATGCTCTGGGTCTTGCACCAGAGCGAGGTCGCCGCGCGTCGTCTCGCGGAAACGGCGGCGCTCATCGATCTGGGTGAAGCCGATACAGACGATCTGGCCCTGCGTTTCGATATCCTGAAGGGGCGGGTCGCGATGCTGAATGACGGGCCGCAGCGCCGCTTCGTCGAAGAGATTGGATATGATGACGAGCTCGAACAAATCGCCGCGTCCCTGAACGCCGTGGCGCCGATCATTGCCGGGTTTTCGCCGGGCGACGGCGTACGCCTGCGCGCGGCGCTGGAGCCCGTGCCCCGTCTTTTCGGACGCGCGGCCAACAAGGCGATGATCGCGGATTGGAACGATCTGGGTGGCCGGCTGGAAACTCATCGCGCACAATTGCGCCAGATCACTGTCTTCCTGGTCGGAATCATGGTGGCAGGTGGGATTCTTGCAGCAATTCTGGGCGGCGCGCTTCGCCAGTCGCGCCAACGCAACATGATGCTGCGGCGTTCTCAGGATTTTTCAACACTGCTCATTTCATCCAGCGGCGAGGGCATTCTGGCGGTGGACCGTGTCGGCCTTTGCACGCTGTGGAACAAGGCGATGGTGGGTCTGATTGGGAAGTCGGCGGAACAGGTAGTAGGCCGCCCGTTGATTGAGATTGCCGGCTTCTTCGATCTTGCGCCATTGCGAACTGGCGTAGCGCGCGCACTTGATGGAGATACTTGGCAACTTGCTCTGCAGCCACTGTTTGGTGAGAAAGATGCAGAACCGCGATACGTGGATCTGAGATTTTTCCCGATGCGCAATGAGGGTGAAGTGATTGGTGCGATCCTGTTCCTGCATGATGCGACGGACCGTCATGCCGCACAGCAACGGGAAGCCGAGGACCGGGACCGCCTTGAGGACCTGGTGGCTGAGCGTACCCGCGACTTGGACGATGCCCTGCGGCGCGAACGATCGGCCGCCGATCTCTACCGAAATTTCGCAGCGATGGTGTCGCACCAGTTCCGCACGCCGCTTGCCGTGGCGGACTCGGCTCTGCAACGGTTGATCCGGCGGGGGGCCCGCGCGGAACCGGGCGAGATCGTGGAACGCGCCGACCGCGCCCGCAACGCCATCGCCGGATTGACACGGCTGGTCGACAGCACGTTGGATGCCGCGCGGCTGGATGCGGGTCAGCTTGGCGCGCAGCGGGTGCGATGCGCGCTGGAAGAGATCGTTCGGACGGTTTGCACTCGTCGACGCGAAGCCGCACCAGAGCGAGCGATCCATGTTAGGCGAGCATCACAAGATAGCGATGTCGTTTTCTGCGATCCGGCTCATGTCGAGCAGATACTGGAAAACCTGTTGTCGAATGCGCACAAATATGCGCCTCCGGAAACGCCGGTTTCGATATACTTGCATGACGATGTGCAGAACGTGTTCTGCGATGTTCACAACACGGGCAATCCGATTCCCGAAGCAGAACGGGAACGGATATTCGACCGTAATTACCGTGGTACAAACAGCATGGGAACTGCAGGCACCGGGATCGGCTTGTTCATGGCGCGTACGCTGGCGCGGATGCAGGGCGGTGAGGTTATCCTGCAGCCGGGCAGGGAAGGTGTGACCTTTCGCATGATTCTGCCGCGATTCGACGCGGTTCCGGCATGA
- a CDS encoding molybdopterin-dependent oxidoreductase, whose translation MLMGAAAQAGMDKVILQVTGEITGSAVELDRQTLDALPQVTLETSTVVTDGTHSFTGFLVRDLLERLDAKGELVIATALNDYVVEIPMADFYDFEVIVAYGMDGEPLPRNDKGPLWIVYPRDDYEVLQDIRYDYRWVWQLSHLEVQ comes from the coding sequence ATGCTGATGGGCGCGGCCGCACAGGCCGGGATGGACAAGGTCATTTTGCAGGTGACGGGCGAGATCACTGGTAGCGCGGTGGAACTGGACCGTCAGACACTGGACGCATTACCGCAGGTCACACTGGAGACATCTACAGTCGTCACCGACGGCACGCACAGTTTCACCGGATTCCTGGTGCGCGATCTTCTCGAGCGGTTGGACGCAAAGGGCGAGTTGGTCATCGCCACCGCGCTGAACGATTATGTCGTGGAGATCCCGATGGCGGATTTCTACGATTTCGAGGTCATCGTGGCTTACGGAATGGATGGCGAGCCTCTGCCCCGCAATGACAAGGGACCGCTCTGGATCGTCTATCCGCGGGATGACTACGAGGTGTTGCAGGACATCCGTTATGATTACCGCTGGGTCTGGCAGCTTTCCCATCTCGAGGTGCAATGA
- a CDS encoding universal stress protein, producing the protein MVSEEGFDLLVMGAYGHSRIRSLIIGSTTTAMIQSV; encoded by the coding sequence CTGGTATCTGAAGAGGGGTTCGACCTTCTGGTGATGGGCGCCTATGGCCACAGCAGGATCAGAAGCCTCATTATCGGGTCCACGACCACAGCGATGATCCAGTCGGTGTAA
- a CDS encoding calcium/sodium antiporter: protein MMETWLPLLCGLILLVAGGELLVRGAVQAAERIGISPLVIGLTLVGFGTSMPELVTSVQAGLNGSPGIAFGNVVGSNIANILLIAGVAALICPVVVARSALRRDAMVMLAVAAGFAGLTWVIPMGRIAGAALVALLVGYIWFVIRQEKSAADGGALHDKSLALAEADPGIAPPHAGRRLLVPLLIALVGLVLVVVGGFFLVSGAVALARGFGVSETVIGLTIVAVGTSMPELVTSIIAALKRQGDVAFGNVVGSNIYNILGIGGTTALIAPSRVPQEIVVFDAPVMVAVSALLVLFAATGLRIARREGAILVTGYAAYIWILWP, encoded by the coding sequence ATGATGGAAACTTGGCTACCGCTTCTGTGTGGGCTTATCTTGCTTGTGGCAGGAGGGGAACTGCTGGTGCGCGGAGCCGTGCAGGCGGCAGAGCGTATCGGGATCTCGCCGCTGGTGATCGGCTTGACCCTTGTCGGCTTCGGGACCTCGATGCCCGAGCTCGTGACCTCGGTCCAGGCCGGGCTGAACGGTTCCCCGGGGATTGCCTTCGGCAACGTTGTGGGATCCAACATCGCGAACATCCTTCTGATTGCTGGTGTCGCTGCACTGATCTGTCCGGTTGTCGTCGCGCGCTCGGCACTTCGTCGGGATGCCATGGTGATGCTCGCGGTCGCCGCTGGTTTCGCAGGTTTGACCTGGGTGATACCGATGGGCCGGATTGCGGGCGCGGCGCTCGTCGCACTTCTGGTCGGGTATATATGGTTCGTGATCCGGCAGGAGAAGTCGGCTGCGGATGGCGGGGCCCTTCACGACAAAAGCCTCGCCCTGGCAGAGGCCGACCCGGGAATTGCGCCGCCACATGCGGGTCGGCGCCTTCTGGTTCCCTTGCTCATTGCCCTTGTCGGGCTGGTTCTTGTCGTGGTGGGCGGCTTCTTCCTCGTCAGCGGTGCCGTGGCGCTGGCACGTGGCTTCGGGGTCTCGGAGACTGTCATCGGCCTGACGATCGTGGCTGTCGGGACCTCCATGCCGGAACTCGTGACCTCGATCATTGCCGCGCTGAAAAGACAGGGGGATGTTGCGTTCGGCAACGTCGTGGGGTCCAACATCTATAATATCCTCGGGATAGGCGGGACGACTGCCCTGATCGCTCCCTCGCGTGTCCCGCAGGAGATTGTTGTGTTCGACGCGCCAGTGATGGTGGCTGTTTCGGCGCTTCTCGTGCTCTTCGCGGCGACAGGTCTGCGTATCGCGCGACGTGAGGGGGCAATCCTTGTCACCGGATATGCAGCCTACATCTGGATCCTCTGGCCTTGA